The following coding sequences are from one Microbacterium sp. SORGH_AS_0969 window:
- the ribH gene encoding 6,7-dimethyl-8-ribityllumazine synthase, translating into MAGSGAPETGGVDASGLNVVVIAGTWHEVITEGLIAGAKKVLDATGATYRVVRVPGSFELPVAAKAAFDGGADAVVALGVIIRGGTPHFEFVSSAATDGLTRVALDAGKPVGFGVLTLDDEQQGLDRAGLEGSKEDKGEEAADAAIRTALVLRELRG; encoded by the coding sequence ATGGCCGGTAGTGGAGCACCCGAGACCGGCGGCGTCGACGCGTCGGGCCTGAACGTCGTCGTCATCGCCGGCACCTGGCACGAGGTCATCACCGAGGGCCTGATCGCCGGGGCGAAGAAAGTGCTGGATGCCACGGGTGCCACGTACCGCGTGGTGCGCGTCCCAGGATCCTTCGAGCTGCCGGTCGCCGCGAAGGCCGCGTTCGACGGCGGGGCGGATGCCGTCGTCGCCCTCGGCGTGATCATCCGGGGCGGGACGCCGCACTTCGAGTTCGTCTCGTCGGCCGCGACCGACGGTCTCACCCGCGTCGCGCTCGACGCGGGCAAGCCCGTCGGCTTCGGCGTGCTGACCCTCGACGACGAGCAGCAGGGCCTCGACCGCGCCGGCCTCGAGGGGTCGAAGGAAGACAAGGGCGAAGAGGCCGCGGACGCGGCGATCCGTACCGCGCTGGTCCTGCGGGAGCTGCGCGGCTGA
- a CDS encoding Fe-S protein: MEILRHAVVLVHLVGFAILFGAWVVEAVARRVRVTPLMNYALVISLVSGLALAAPWGLEHDLNYTKIGVKLVVLLAIGALLGIGSARQKRGADLAPAVFWLVGILTLLNAALAVLWR; the protein is encoded by the coding sequence ATGGAGATCCTGCGTCACGCCGTCGTCCTCGTCCACCTCGTGGGGTTCGCGATCCTCTTCGGCGCGTGGGTCGTCGAGGCCGTGGCGCGCCGCGTGCGCGTGACGCCGCTGATGAACTATGCCCTCGTGATCTCGCTCGTCTCGGGTCTGGCCCTGGCGGCCCCGTGGGGCCTGGAACACGACCTCAACTACACCAAGATCGGCGTCAAACTCGTCGTCCTCCTCGCGATCGGCGCGCTCCTCGGCATCGGCTCGGCGCGGCAGAAGCGCGGCGCCGACCTGGCACCCGCGGTGTTCTGGCTCGTCGGCATCCTGACCCTGCTCAATGCCGCGCTCGCGGTGCTCTGGCGCTGA